A genomic segment from Glycine soja cultivar W05 chromosome 18, ASM419377v2, whole genome shotgun sequence encodes:
- the LOC114397518 gene encoding uncharacterized protein LOC114397518, translated as MASIIMSFAPATGRVFAATAAKGAGGSKEEKGLLDWILGGLQKEDQLLETDPILKKVEEKNGGTTSNTGRNKNSVAVPQKKKGGFGGLFAKN; from the coding sequence atggcttccatcatcATGTCATTTGCTCCAGCAACTGGTAGAGTCTTTGCAGCCACAGCGGCAAAGGGTGCTGGTGGAAGCAAAGAAGAGAAGGGTCTTCTTGATTGGATCCTTGGAGGGTTGCAGAAGGAAGACCAGCTGCTAGAGACTGATCCAATCCTCAAGAAGGTGGAGGAGAAGAATGGAGGCACCACCAGCAACACTGGCCGCAACAAGAACTCTGTGGCAGTGCCACAAAAGAAGAAAGGTGGCTTTGGAGGCCTCTTTGCGAAGAACTGA
- the LOC114396695 gene encoding sodium-dependent phosphate transport protein 1, chloroplastic-like, which produces MSGRAIISCFSPPSTTPCSAPIPVLSRRNHLLHATPPSPHLLSRRSHLVVAGGGGGKTWANVKSEKNVSESPKYEDDAVVQKARDLDNVEEEARWWQVFPKRWVIVVLCFSAFLLCNMDRVNMSIAILPMSAEYNWNPSTVGLIQSSFFWGYLLTQIAGGIWADTVGGKQVLGFGVVWWSVATALTPIAAKLGLPFLLVARAFMGIGEGVAMPAMNNILSKWVPVSERSRSLALVYSGMYLGSVTGLAFSPFLIHQFGWPSVFYSFGSLGTVWFSVWLSKAHSSPLEDPELRPEEKKLITTNCSSKEPVKTIPWRLILSKPPVWALIVSHFCHNWGTFILLTWMPTYYNQVLKFNLTESGLFCVLPWLIMAISANVGGWIADTLVSKGVSVTRVRKIMQTIGFLGPAFFLTQLSHVNSPVMAVLCMTCSQGTDAFSQSGLYSNHQDIAPRYSGILLGLSNTAGVLAGVFGTAATGYILQHGSWDDVFKVSVVLYLVGTVVFNLFSTGEKVLE; this is translated from the exons ATGAGTGGCAGAGCCATTATCTCCTGTTTCTCTCCTCCTTCAACAACTCCATGCTCTGCCCCCATTCCAGTACTCTCGCGCCGAAACCACCTCCTCCATGCAACTCCACCTTCGCCACACCTCCTCTCGCGGCGGAGCCACCTCGTTGTTgccggcggcggcggcgggAAGACGTGGGCAAATGTGAAGTCCGAGAAGAACGTGTCCGAGTCCCCCAAGTACGAGGATGATGCCGTGGTTCAGAAGGCACGTGATTTGGATAACGTGGAAGAGGAAGCCAGGTGGTGGCAAGTGTTCCCCAAGAGATGGGTCATTGTGGTTCTCTGCTTCTCAGCTTTTCTTCTATGTAACATGGATAGG GTAAATATGAGCATTGCTATACTTCCTATGTCTGCAGAGTACAACTGGAACCCGAGCACTGTAGGTTTAATACAGTCTTCTTTCTTTTGGGGATACCTCCTCACTCAG ATTGCTGGTGGAATATGGGCAGACACAGTGGGAGGAAAGCAGGTATTGGGATTTGGTGTGGTTTGGTGGTCTGTTGCGACAGCCCTCACTCCTATAGCTGCCAAACTTGGATTGCCTTTCCTACTAGTTGCTCGTGCATTCATGGGGATTGGTGAA GGTGTTGCTATGCCAGCcatgaataatattttgtcAAAATGGGTTCCTGTGTCAGAGCGAAGTAGATCACTAGCGCTGGTCTACAGTGGCATGTATCTTGGATCAGTCACTGGACTGGCCTTTTCTCCCTTCCTAATTCATCAGTTTGGATGGCCATCAGTATTTTACTCCTTTGGTTCTCTAGGGACAGTCTGGTTTTCTGTGTGGCTTAGCAAG GCACATAGTTCACCTCTTGAAGATCCTGAACTGCGGCCCGAGGAAAAGAAGCTCATTACTACCAACTGTTCCTCCAAGGAACCTGTGAAAACAATACCTTGGAGATTAATTTTGTCAAAGCCGCCAGTCTGGGCTCTGATAGTGTCCCATTTTTGCCACAACTGGGGAACTTTCATTCTACTTACATGGATGCCAACATACTATAACCAA GTCTTGAAGTTTAATCTTACAGAATCTGGGCTATTTTGTGTTTTACCATGGTTGATAATGGCTATTTCTGCAAATGTTGGTGGTTGGATTGCAGACACTCTAGTGAGCAAGGGTGTATCAGTTACAAGGGTCCGCAAG ATAATGCAAACAATTGGATTTCTCGGACCAGCTTTCTTCTTAACTCAATTGAGCCATGTCAATTCTCCTGTGATGGCTGTTTTGTGTATGACGTGCAGCCAG GGAACTGATGCTTTCTCTCAGTCCGGATTGTATTCAAACCATCAAGATATCGCCCCTCGATATTCT GGCATATTGCTTGGTCTATCTAATACCGCTGGAGTATTGGCTGGTGTCTTTGGAACAGCAGCAACAGGTTACATTCTACAACATG GCTCCTGGGATGATGTTTTCAAGGTTTCAGTTGTGTTGTATTTGGTTGGAACTGTGGTGTTTAATCTTTTTTCAACTGGTGAAAAGGTCTTGGAATAA